In the genome of Brachypodium distachyon strain Bd21 chromosome 3, Brachypodium_distachyon_v3.0, whole genome shotgun sequence, the window TGGCGCCGACTTATATAAAAGCCCTACTCACTCTCACTCCGAGTCGTCTTGCTGACTCGTTCTTCTCTGAAtcctgcttttctttttttgagaattcctgccaccagttttttttttttttgcgcaaccTGCCACCAGCTGGCCAGCATAGATATGCTGCTCCAAATTGGGCTcgcttactttttttttagaataattgGGCTCGCTTACTTGCGCTCTTGTTTTATCCGGCCCAGTCCAGCGTTCCAAAGTTGGGCTCCAAGTAGCGGGCCTTAGGCCCACCCACAATCCGTGCATGCACTGATGCTGTCAGGCCGTCTTGCGCAATGCCCACAACCAGATCAAAAATTTCAACAACCAAAATATGATCCCCTAAAAGAAACCAAAATATGGATACGccatttaaaaaaatggaGAGAAAGAAATGGGTCAAAATAAATTAGGAAGAAATTGAAGAGAAATAGATAAAATGAAACCCATTTCACAATTAAATTTGGGGAAACAAATATAGAGTGTGGACAATTTTGAACATTATTGATGGTTCGTGGGTCCTCATTGGATTGTATCATCCAAAAAGGACAAGCGGAGAGTAATTAAATGAGGGCTCCCCTTAGAAATGACCTAATCTAAATCTCAGTTGTTCCCAAAATTATCAAGCCTAGCTTTTTCTAATGAAAAAAACTCTCCtgcctttcctttttctacaAGTGTGGCATATGACCAGTCTCTGtcatgggaaaaaaaatgcctccatccgaaaagaaaaaaatagagaaactCTCACGCAAAAGTACAAGCTGGCATGCAAACATGTAAAACACACGCGCAGAAACTCCCAAAAAACCCAGGAATACGCCCAGAAAATCAAAATGTTACATCACCAAAGACCGAAAACAAAGAAGCACACTGATAACGTGCCAAAAAGAAGCGAAGAGCAGGATCTCAATACGCGTAAAGCTTCCATTTGCTATCGAAAAAAAGTTACAAGTGAAATACGGTATACTTATTTTCTCGgcgaagagaaaagaaaatacgaTATAAATAACGGGGCGCTCCTGGTACTCGCTAGCTTTGCGCAGATTCTTTCCGGCGCCACGTCatcgcccttcttcttccgcttctttcttcttcgaACAAAAAGGCGCAACAGAGCGCGGGCTCGAGAAGAGCCGAAGAGCGCCGCCATTTCGCGCCCGGGTCCCCATTCGGCGAATTTTCGGGGCCGGAGCCATGGgcgtggaggtggcggcggctcgcgGCAGGAATAAGCTCGCGTTTGCCAGCATCGGGTTTGCCGAGGTCCGcgtgggcggtggcggcggcgggttgaAGGATGATGGCCTGCTGGGGGCTGGGCTGCCCAAGGACGCCGAGTACCTGTTTGGGGACGTGTCCGTCCGGATGCCggacgtcggcgccgccgtcagGGTAAGGAACTTCAGATCTCAGTGTCTCGGGCTCGGGCGGGGGTAGCGGTGAATGAGGGGTGGAGCTTTGTGTGGGCGTGCGGCTGCTGCAAATTTGGGGTGGTTTCGAAATTATTTTGGCGGCAAACGCGCGAGATTAGCTTCTCTTTTTATTATTCTAGCGGGATTCCTGTGCTTGTTTGTAGTACTTAGAATTTTTAATTTAGAGAAAGCTGAAAGGGAGTTTGGAGTGACTCTTTTTTATTCCGAATGATCTGTAACTATTCATGTGGCAAACAGTTCACTTCCGCATAAGCTTATCCCTGTTCAATTTCAGACTGTGCAGTTGCTTTCTTGCTTTAAATCCCAAGTTCTCCTGATTTTTTAGAGCATTCTGCCAGGCTATGTTTTGTGGTGTAGTGGTTCCTGCCTGTTGtttaaatcttttttttcaacaCTCTGCTCATGTTGTTGGTATCAGTCTAGAATCATGACCCAGGGAAACTTATGATACAGACATAAAGTTGTTTAGTTATGCACTGCATTGCAATTGTTTAATATTAGTTAGGCGCTTTTTATGACCGTTATATGTCTCCTAATTGGGGATTAGTTATTTCTGATTGATGCCATGTGCCAATGCTCTGCACGTAACACTTTGCTGAGTTTGTTTGTACTTGTCTTAGGTAGATATTTTTTTCAGGAATAAGACCTGGAACTGTTCAGTTGTAAGCTGCATATCAAGGATCTGTTATATGAACATTATTCTGTCGAATAGACAATTTTATATCTTTTTTGTTCGTACTTTTTTTTACGAGAAAATAATTTGGAAAATATCCAACAGTCGGTATCATTTATACCCTTACTTAAATTTTAATCTTATTAGAGAAAGTATTTACTTACGCCTATGTTTATCTGATTCAGTGAAGAATTTGATCTGTTATGGGAATGTTCCTCATGACTTGTTTGGGTAGCTGTCTGTTTCAATGATGGCATAAATCTTGTCCTTTGGTACCTGAGACTTTTGTCGGTTTTCTCACATCTACGTCACGTAAAATAGGACTGTCTTTTAGTTACTGtcccttgttttttctttccctttcaATTTACAACTTCCAGATTGGACCGGGTCATGTGAATTGTGAAACAACAAATTTTCAAATTCTCCTTATATTTGTGATGTCGCTCATGTGTTGGAAGTAGGAACTTCCATGGAAGTCTCTATCGCTGAGATCCTTAATTAAATTTTAACATAGTTTTGTAGTACTGATTTAGTGGATGAGTTTCGAGTTTTGGGGGATTTAGCGAGGTGTTTCTTTCAACAATGTTACAAACTTTATCTGTTGCTACCCGAGATGTTTCTTGGTCTCCATATCTATCATGTGTGGAGTGGAAATGCCTACTAGTTTTTCTCCTTTCAACGCCGAAATAGAACTGTCCAAGCCAATAAGTAGGTGAACTGAACCATTGATCTGCAGTTTAGAATTAACAATTTGTGAGTTCCTGACTGGGGTTCTGTCCCAAAGAAATTGGATGACGCAATTTGGATTAGCTATTGCAAAATGCATATCGGTTATTTAGGTAAATCATCAACAAGATGCATAGTTTCTTAGTGATATATTCATAGTTGCATATGATTTTAAAGCTCAGCTGAATGATGGAGTTGTTACATCTGAACCTTTACATCTAACGCAGACATTCCTGAGGCGTAGAGAAGTCGGAGAATTCTTTAGCGGAGCACTGGCTGGTGCTATGACTAAAGCTGTTCTTGCTCCTCTAGAAACTATCAGGTAATCCATTTTACTTTCATCTGTACCTTCATTTATTCACTTTAGTGAGTTTTGCATTTTCTGATTACAATGAGTTAAGATTCAGTTGGTGGATTGAGAAAGTTAAGCTCTTAATGTATCATACGCTTGTCTTGTTTGCTTGCTTTATATACTCTTATTGGTGCATTTGAGGGAATTCCTAGAAAGTGCCAGATCTTTGATGGTGACACTGCTCGTTTTTCGGCGGATATACTTACAGGATATTTTATCTAATAAAGGGCTTGTAATCGTATGGACTCATTTTTTATGCATAGTTGCAAAAATACTGAGAAAGTGAGAAGAGGTAGTATATTCTTATTGTGGTTTTGCTGCAGGTGAAAATTGTACTTTTTACTGTAAAGTGCCATAAATTTTTATTTCCAGTGCGCAACTATACAAGTGTGTGGTTCATCAACCACCATAACAATTTGTGCACTGAAACATCCCTGCGCTGCGCTGCCCTACAATTAATCATTTAATCGGGTGCCagttttgacttggtgaaataTTCAATGGGCCTCACCACATTGCCAAACTCTCATATTTTCTTAATAACAAACAGTAACTTCATAGTGTCTGATTGTTTTTCAGGACAAGAATGATTGTTGGGGTAGGatcaaaacatatttttgGTAGTTTTGTGGAGATCATGGAACACAATGGCTGGCAAGGACTTTGGGCCGGTAATGCTATTAACATGATTCGTATAGTTCCTACACAAGCAATTGAGCTTGGCACATTCGAGTGCGTCAAACGGAGTATGACATCAGCACAAGAGAGATGGAAAGAGGATGGTGGCCCAAAGATACAACTTGGTGGTTTGACGATTGAGCTGCCTCTTCATCTGTTATCTCCAGTTGCCATTGGTGGTGCAGCTGCTGGGATAGTTAGCACTTTAGTGTGCCATCCTCTTGAGGTTCTTAAGGTACATCAGATCTGACACTGTATTAGCTGACAAAATGGTTTCTTGACTAAAAAGTAATAAAAACGATGGTTTCTAGATTTCTCCCCAAATGTCGATATTATTAGTTTTCAGTGTTCTGTTCAAATTTCATGGTTGATATCGTAAATTGTCCTATGTTCTACTGTCTATTTCCAGAAAAGTAGGAAATACGGATAAACTTTGTAGTATCTCTACACCTAATTCGATGATTTCTTCTATCTTCCTTCAGACAAACCATCATTCATGTAGTCAATGTACTAATGTTCTCTTTTTTATCTCAGGATCGCATGACTATAAACCGTGAGGCCTATCCTAGCATCGCCCTTGCCTTCAACAAGATCTACCGAACTGACGGCCTAGCTGGCCTATACGCTGGTCTCTGCCCAACTCTAGTTGGCATGCTTCCTTACAGCACATGCTACTATTTCATGTACGAGACAATCAAGACTTCCTACTGCCGCACACATAAAAAGAAATCTTTGAGCCGCCCTGAACTACTGATCATAGGAGCCCTTTCAGGTCAGGATTCAGCGCCACACAGAAGCATACTTTGTTTCGTCTTCTTTTTAATTACGTATTCAGTAACGTTCCCAGAATGCCTGAAGAAAAACCTTAGAAAATGGATCGAAGATTCAGACACAATTtatcatttgaaatttttgaataGACCGTAATGATATCGTGGTTGGATTCTTCAGGTTTGACTGCGAGTACGATCAGCTTCCCTCTCGAAGTGGCGAGGAAGCGGCTGATGGTGGGAGCCCTGCAAGGGAAATGCCCACCCCACATGGTCGCGGCCTTGGGCGAGGTGATCAGGGAGGAGGGCTTAAGGGGGCTGTACCGTGGGTGGGCTGCGAGCTCCCTGAAGGTCATGCCGACGTCCGGCATGACCTGGGTGTTCTACGAAGCATGGAAGGACATCCTTCTGGCTCCTCACCTCCACATCTAGCTTCCCTGAGGTTGTTCAGCAGGGGCACTGCCACGGAATAAACTTGTGATGTGTGGCCATTAGAAGCCTCTGTTTGTTAATTTACATTTTGCTAACCTGGCTGTTCAACAGACTGGATCAATGGCTGATTTTTCATTATGCATTGGCCATCGGGACCGTTGGCCATTTGGCCCTAAGCACTGTTACTGTGAAATACCCTCAgtaatatgaaaaaaaaagggagattTCGTTCCCAGATTACCTTTCGTGTGAATTTCAGCCACTTCTtgctgctccctccgatcctaaattgttgtcgaaatattacatgtatttagacattttttaagaattgttacatccatatttgggtaaatttgagacaagaatttaggatcagaacGAGTAATTCATCTGCACAGCACTCACATGCCACGTGGCATGTTTCGTATCGGAAATATATTCTTATTCGCTAGGAGCACATGAGAACGACACTGACTTTTAGAAACACACATCTAAATTCTAAATACGTGTaatgttgtactccctccgtctaacaaaaaatgcgtcaagtttgttaaaatttggatgtatctagacatgacttagtatatagatgcattcaaatttagtcaaagttaaaacattttttgttggacggagggagtattagaagaagaaacatgTAGTGATAACATATAATTGTGTGTGTCTGGTGCTTTGTGTCGTTTATGAGTGTTagacagaggaggaggagccatCTCCAACGACGGCCAATTGGCCATTTCCATTTGGTCCACAGCTCATGCATGATGAGCTACGACAGCAGACACCACCTGGGCTTTGCTCTCACCGATACGCCCTCACCGTCCATCGCCGATCGAGCGGCCCAGCTTCCCTCCCGCTTAGCGTATTTAAAAAGGAGCTAACACAAAGCGAAGAAGGCGCCATCTGTTGTTATTAGCGACTCCACCAAAATTCGGCCGGCCATGTGccccgtccccgtctccgtctccggctccggcggcgacaACAGAGATTCCGATCTCGCGAAGCTTCGCGCGTCGAgggccgccgtcgccaagGTTCTAGAGACTGcgggcgaggccgaggccgccaTCGACGCGGCCGGCGACCGCATCGGCGAGCTCCTGTCCAGCGCGTCCCGCTCCTCGGCGTCCGGGCTCCAGTCCAAGGCCGTGGCGGCACGCGCCCTGGCCGCGCGCATCGACCGCGCCGTCGCGCCCTCTGCgccgctcctcgccgcgctccgccgcgTGTCCTCCCTCGCGCGGGACACGGCCCacgatgccgatgccggcgcCGGGAGCGCGTTCGTGGAGCGCGTGGACCGGCTGCGCGACGCCATCGAGGACGCCGTGGCGCGCGGGGACGAGGCCGTGAggaaggtggaggaggcggtgggcTTCCTGGGCCGGACCGGCAGCTCCAAGGCCGCGGGCCGCGGCCGCGTGCGCCGGCTCACCGAGGCCGCCTCGGCCCTGCGGGCCGTGtacgaggccgaggccgagcAGATGCGCTTCGAAGGCCCACTCGACGACGCCCTCCTCCGGCTCCAGGATCTCTTCGAGGCCCTTCTCCTCAAACTCAAACACGCCGTGCccaacgaggaagaagaagggttaaTGGAGATTGAGGAGGAGTGTGAGcttgggacggaggaggaagtggaCGCGCTGGCGCGGATGGCGAGGACGCTGGCGGCGAACGACTGCCTGGACATCTGCGTCGACATCTACGTGAAGGCCAGGTACAGGCGGGCCGCCAAGGCCATGATGCGGCTGGACCCGGCGTACCTCAAGGCGTACACGGCGGAGGCCATTGATGCGATGGAGTGGGAGGCGCTGGAGTCCGCCATGGCGCTGTGGAGCCCGCACTTCCacgtcgccgtcgcctccgtgCTCTCCGCCGAGCGCCGCCTCTGCGAGCGCgtcatgggcggcggcggcggggacggggTCATCATCCCGCCGGCGGTGTGGCCCGAGTGCTTCGCCAAGATCGCCGcccgcatcgccgccgccttcttccgcttcgcggacggcgtggcggcggcggcgagggagccGCAGCGGCTGTTCAAGCTGCTCGACATGGCGGACGCCGTGGCGAGGGAGGGGGGACGCCTCGACGGGCTCTTCTCCTCCGagccggagacgacggcgacgcTGGCCGCCATCCGCGAGCGCGCAAGCGAGGTGGGGACCGCCctggcccgcgccgccgccgccgtgttcTACGAGTTCGGCCTCCGCGTCGAGACCCACAAcgccgtctccgtctccggctccggcgcggACGTGCCCAAGATCGTCCGCTACGCCGTGAACTACCTCAAGTGCCTGGCGTCGGACGACTACCGCGCGCTCATGGAcgccgccctccgcgccggcgccggagacgaagaccggccggcgctggcggaggcggcggcgagcgtgcTGGAAGCGCTCCACCGGCacgtggaggcggcgcggcgggcgttgatggcggaggaggatcccGTAGCGGGGCACGTGATGGCCATGAACGCTTACTGGTACATTTACATGCGCGCCCGGGGCACGGACCTGGCGCGTCTGGTGGGCGAGGACGCCATGAAGCGCCGCTACAAGAGCTCGGCCGAGGAGGCCGCGTGGGAGTACCAGGACGCCGCCTGGACCCCGCTCGTCCGCATCCTCACCGGTGGCAGCTCggaggcgagggagaaggcggcggcgttcgCGGCGGGGCTGGAGGAGAGGGCGCGGAGGCACGGGAAGCAGTACAAGATCCCCGACGCGGACCTCCGGGCGCAGATCCGGGTGGCTGTGACCAAGGCCGTGCGCGGCGC includes:
- the LOC100821117 gene encoding probable mitochondrial adenine nucleotide transporter BTL1; translated protein: MGVEVAAARGRNKLAFASIGFAEVRVGGGGGGLKDDGLLGAGLPKDAEYLFGDVSVRMPDVGAAVRTFLRRREVGEFFSGALAGAMTKAVLAPLETIRTRMIVGVGSKHIFGSFVEIMEHNGWQGLWAGNAINMIRIVPTQAIELGTFECVKRSMTSAQERWKEDGGPKIQLGGLTIELPLHLLSPVAIGGAAAGIVSTLVCHPLEVLKDRMTINREAYPSIALAFNKIYRTDGLAGLYAGLCPTLVGMLPYSTCYYFMYETIKTSYCRTHKKKSLSRPELLIIGALSGLTASTISFPLEVARKRLMVGALQGKCPPHMVAALGEVIREEGLRGLYRGWAASSLKVMPTSGMTWVFYEAWKDILLAPHLHI
- the LOC100821415 gene encoding exocyst complex component EXO70A1 — protein: MCPVPVSVSGSGGDNRDSDLAKLRASRAAVAKVLETAGEAEAAIDAAGDRIGELLSSASRSSASGLQSKAVAARALAARIDRAVAPSAPLLAALRRVSSLARDTAHDADAGAGSAFVERVDRLRDAIEDAVARGDEAVRKVEEAVGFLGRTGSSKAAGRGRVRRLTEAASALRAVYEAEAEQMRFEGPLDDALLRLQDLFEALLLKLKHAVPNEEEEGLMEIEEECELGTEEEVDALARMARTLAANDCLDICVDIYVKARYRRAAKAMMRLDPAYLKAYTAEAIDAMEWEALESAMALWSPHFHVAVASVLSAERRLCERVMGGGGGDGVIIPPAVWPECFAKIAARIAAAFFRFADGVAAAAREPQRLFKLLDMADAVAREGGRLDGLFSSEPETTATLAAIRERASEVGTALARAAAAVFYEFGLRVETHNAVSVSGSGADVPKIVRYAVNYLKCLASDDYRALMDAALRAGAGDEDRPALAEAAASVLEALHRHVEAARRALMAEEDPVAGHVMAMNAYWYIYMRARGTDLARLVGEDAMKRRYKSSAEEAAWEYQDAAWTPLVRILTGGSSEAREKAAAFAAGLEERARRHGKQYKIPDADLRAQIRVAVTKAVRGAYAGFVKANEKVEVLLAVDVIERKVGKVFDEMGDGGVGLGVGRARSGGGRGRRESRGSGNLEGFDREIN